CTTTCTGGCGGCACGCGACATGGCCGAAGGCCGCCTCGTGCAGGTCTGCCTGGACACCCTTCCGGGAGAGCATGATTTCTACATGCTGGCCGAACGCGGATCGAAGCGTCAGCCATCCGTTCAAGCGGCCTTCGATTGGTTCGCTTCTAAGGCCGACGCCAAAGCCCAGACCTGATCGGTCCTTGAATGCGTTTGCGGGGAACGTCAGCGCGATGTCGCGTGCTCTGACAGTGCAGCGATCACGGTCGACCGGGATTGAACCGCACCTGTCTGCAGATACTCCATCGCCTTCAGCGCCGCCTCGTGCGCAGGAACGGAAGACCCGCCAACGCAGTCTTCGACAACCCGGCAGAAGTAATCCGACTGATGCCCGTCGACAAAGGTGTAGTGAACACAAACATCGGTCAGCCCGCCGCACAGGATCAGCGTGTCGACCTTCAGACCGCGCAGCAGAATTTCCAGATCCGTGCCGAAAAAGGCCGAATAACGTCGCTTCGGCACGATGTAGTCGCCCTTGCGGAATCCCATTTCTTCTTGCGCGACATCCGTTCGTGGATCGCCTTCCAGGCAATGCACGTCCTCGTCGCCATCCAGTTCCCGCCCGAAGTCGATCAGGTCAGAACGGTGAATCTCCTGAATGAAGATCACCGGCACGTCGCCGTCATGCGCGGCATCGACCAGACCACGGGCGGCGATCATCCGCTCCTTGTAGCCGGGCATGTTATCGATGGAGCGGACCTCGCTGTCGTCGATGAAGGTGCTTTTCTGAATGTCGATCACGATCAGGGCGGGTTTGCCCTCGATCAGGTCCCGCGCCTGTTTGGTTTTGCTCGTCATATTCCTGCGTCCTTGTCCTAATGTGCGTCCACGCCCAACAGCAGCATCCCGGACACCAACAGGATCACTCCCAAGATGCTGGATATGCTTAGTTCTTGATTGAAAGTCATTACACTTACGAGGACCGATCCAACAGAGCCGATGCCAGTCCATATCGGATAGGCGATGCCGAGCGGCAGCCGGACCATCGCGACATAGAGCGCCAGAAGACTTGCGATCATGGCCACAACCGTCAACGTGCCAAGAGCCCACGAGAAGCCTAAGCCGAGCTTCTTCAAACTTGTTGCCCAAGCCACTTCCAAAGTGCCTGCTGCAATGAGAAATATCCAAGCCATTTTGACCTCCAAGATTGCAGGTCGTCCTGACGAAGCCTCTTCGAAGGCCGGGTCGTCCCGGCGGGCAGATCGCGATCAGATATAATTCTGCGATCGAGCTGTCAATTCCGTCTTTGTCGCACAAGCGTCCGCTCCTGATCTCTGCTACCTTCCGTTCGAGGAAGCATTTGCGCTAGCGTAAAGCAGCAGCATTAGAGCCTATGGGTCAAGCAAGGCAGGAATGGGTATAAGGCAGGTATGAAAACAGATGTGCAGGTGGCGGTGATCGGTGGCGGGATTGTCGGCGTGTCGGTCTTGTATTGGCTGGCGAAACTGGGCTGGACTGACACCGTTCTTCTGGAACGCAGGGAACTGACGTCCGGATCCACTTGGCACGCCGCAGGCAACACCACGTATT
Above is a window of Cognatiyoonia koreensis DNA encoding:
- a CDS encoding cysteine hydrolase family protein encodes the protein MTSKTKQARDLIEGKPALIVIDIQKSTFIDDSEVRSIDNMPGYKERMIAARGLVDAAHDGDVPVIFIQEIHRSDLIDFGRELDGDEDVHCLEGDPRTDVAQEEMGFRKGDYIVPKRRYSAFFGTDLEILLRGLKVDTLILCGGLTDVCVHYTFVDGHQSDYFCRVVEDCVGGSSVPAHEAALKAMEYLQTGAVQSRSTVIAALSEHATSR
- a CDS encoding DMT family transporter, which gives rise to MAWIFLIAAGTLEVAWATSLKKLGLGFSWALGTLTVVAMIASLLALYVAMVRLPLGIAYPIWTGIGSVGSVLVSVMTFNQELSISSILGVILLVSGMLLLGVDAH